The genome window AATCGAGGCACCGAGCGGGTAGTAGATCCCGGTTGGACTGGCGGTACCAATCACCACGTCAGGCCGATTGGCCACTGGCGCGCATGCCAGCCCGATGACAGCCAAAGCGGCGGAGCCGCAGAGGACGGCGATCGCCCGCGGCCACGGTGTTGAGCTCCTCCTATGTTGCCAGCGCATACTCGACGCGCTCCCCCTTCAGCTCGAGCAGGCCTTTCACCCAGCGCCCGTCGCTGTCGTGAAACACGCTGCCGGCATAGTAGGGCGTAATCATGTGATGGCGGCTGGCGCGAACAGGGCCCTGGGGGGTGTTGACCTGCTCATCGCCGAGCTGCTTCGTGACCAGCCCGATCTCTCCACCATGCTGGACATCGATCAACCTGTTCTCACGCACGATTCGGCTATCCCAGAGGGCGTTCGAGGTGAGGAGATACGGGGAGGCGAGGAAAGGTCCGTCGTGGCCGATGATCCGAAAGCCGTCCACGACAGCACTACCGGAGACCTGGAGTATTGTTCCGTTGTCGTCCGTTGTGCTCTTGACCGAGACCAAACGCTCCGACTGCCAGACTTCTTCGGCGTCGTGTTTGAATCGGAAGACGGTGAAGAACAGGACTGTGACCGCGATGTCCACATGCGTCTCGACTGTCAGGCGAGGGCCGTCTGGCCGGAAGGTCACCCGGTGCTCGCCGATCGGAGACCCGTGGCGCAAGACGTGAAAGCGTAGATCACGAGGGGCCGCAGCGTAGGCGCGGACCGAGAAAAGCGATTCAACCAGTGGAATCGCCGCTGCAGCTGTAGCCAGCTCCAGTAATTGTCGACGGGTCACTCTTTCAGGACTGTGCGAATCGCCACTCCTTCGCTACGGCCTAGTTGCATCGACGGGTACGGTCACTTCGAGAAGAGATTCGCGAAGAACCCCTTGACCGTGTGTCCGAATCCGACGGCGCCGTCGCGGACGTTGCCCCACGCGGTCTTTGCCGGCGTCTCCGCGGCCTGCCCCGCCTCCTTCAGCTTTTCACCAGTGTACTTCGCGCCTTCGGAAGCCGTCTTGCCGATGCCTTTGGCCGTCTCTACGACGCCTTCCCCGACTTTGCCGGAGCCGCTTTCGACTTGATCCGTCGCGGCCC of Candidatus Methylomirabilota bacterium contains these proteins:
- a CDS encoding DUF6134 family protein; this translates as MTRRQLLELATAAAAIPLVESLFSVRAYAAAPRDLRFHVLRHGSPIGEHRVTFRPDGPRLTVETHVDIAVTVLFFTVFRFKHDAEEVWQSERLVSVKSTTDDNGTILQVSGSAVVDGFRIIGHDGPFLASPYLLTSNALWDSRIVRENRLIDVQHGGEIGLVTKQLGDEQVNTPQGPVRASRHHMITPYYAGSVFHDSDGRWVKGLLELKGERVEYALAT